The following proteins are encoded in a genomic region of Sorangiineae bacterium MSr12523:
- a CDS encoding type I polyketide synthase has translation MSDSDLAIVGMAGRFPGASTLEKFWENIRGGIDCVRDLTDDELHAAGAGEASSHPKYVRAASFLDDIETFDADFFGFSPKEVELIDPQHRLFLECAWEAFENAGCDPARYPGAIGVFAGTSYSTYLLRKFLREAGSMPVIEHLQLQVANDKDYLASRVSYKLDLRGPSVCVQTSCSTSLVAVHMACQSVLDGESDMALAGGVCLRVPQRIGYIHQEGGILSPDGRCRSFDARGAGTIQGSGVGVVLIKRLSDALRDGDPIRAVIKGSAINNDGASKVGYMAPSHEGQVRVISEALSVGDVEPRTVGYVECHGTATRVGDPLEIQALSEVFAGVPQGACAVGSVKANLGHLESAAGVAGLIKAVLVLEHRELPPLAHFQAPNPGCDFAATPFFVPTEPRPWAQGEHPRRAGVSSFGIGGTNAHVVLEEAPARAVPAAEDTRPWHLLAVSARSEPALRAQASAYAAFLRSDEGQRQALGDICFTAGARRAHHAFRLGAVGNGHIDLAEALEAYAHGGPHGRVSVGRVTTEEAPRVAFLFTGQGSQYAGMGRALYASHPVFRSAIDRCARVLEGKLPQPLTEILFDEATPLEQTHYTQPALFALEYALCEVWRAWGVVPDAVLGHSAGEFPAACAAGVLEMEEALALVAERGRAMQALPAGGAMVSVQASEEDVRPLLGTAVSMAAFNGPRSVVLSGPKADVDSAVAVLSSGGVRSRALDVSHAFHSAAMEPMMAAFARSAAGVRHALPRCTWVTNLTGQVAESIDAHYWERQIREPVRFAQGVETLLARGSRVFLEVGPQPALLGLATPLLPSDAVCLPSLRATQDAWLTMLQSAAQLYVRGAALDWNAIHAPAAFCVDLPGYPWQRERFWIDDPLAEVARPEITPVGDVLPDAMYALTWRRADVPAARGASVSGWLLLCDEGGVGAALCRSIEARGEPCLALSAAEWRRELEAEHPFASSLERIRAWGGVVGVVHLTSLDAASTSLAALRTAQHEGVGSAVRLVQSLQQHGLVGTTRLWLVTRESQAVGEHPGTIACAQAPLWGLARSLMHELPELSCTAIDLGPDSHAGTAAMLLRELDAGDEPQVALRGERRFVARLAPAKLGAAAPLHVRADATYLVTGGLGALGLEVAGWLVEQGARHLALLARRPPASAHDAALDRLRRMGAVVHVAQADVADADALASALADIDRVLPPLRGVVHAAGVLDEGMIAHLTPERLRAAMAPKIDGAWNLHELTRGRELDLFVLFSSVGAILGAPGQANYAAGNAFLGALAHHRRQLGLAATAVDFGPWAGAGQASTVHRARWDAHRLRPMPAADALRVLGHLLGAQAPQVAVASIDWEGLRSDFRVLPPLFSEVASGPGETPAAGPRIVERLRAAALHDVDELLVAHLRGQLGELLGHPPSRPPEPWRGFFELGMDSLSALQFKRRTEAAFDLSLSTSVVFDYPTVESLSRYLKGRLFGEAPPSLSSSARLPREDHLASEVEGLSADEVASALLEMTQTVLSDEELGE, from the coding sequence ATGAGTGATTCGGATCTGGCCATCGTGGGGATGGCGGGTCGTTTCCCAGGGGCGAGCACGCTCGAGAAATTCTGGGAGAACATCCGCGGTGGCATCGATTGCGTTCGGGATCTCACGGACGACGAGCTGCACGCCGCCGGGGCCGGCGAAGCGTCGAGCCATCCGAAATACGTCCGCGCCGCATCGTTTTTGGACGATATCGAGACGTTCGATGCGGACTTCTTCGGATTCAGCCCGAAGGAGGTCGAGCTCATCGACCCGCAGCATCGCTTGTTTCTCGAGTGCGCCTGGGAGGCCTTCGAGAACGCCGGCTGCGATCCCGCGCGCTACCCCGGTGCCATCGGCGTCTTCGCCGGAACGAGCTACTCCACGTACCTGCTTCGCAAGTTCCTTCGCGAGGCGGGTTCGATGCCCGTGATCGAGCATTTGCAGCTGCAGGTTGCGAACGACAAGGATTACCTGGCCAGCCGCGTCTCGTACAAACTCGATCTGCGCGGGCCGAGCGTTTGCGTGCAGACCTCGTGCTCCACGTCGCTGGTGGCCGTGCACATGGCTTGCCAGAGCGTTCTCGATGGCGAGTCGGACATGGCCCTGGCCGGTGGCGTATGCCTGCGGGTGCCCCAGCGAATCGGCTACATCCACCAGGAGGGCGGCATCCTTTCGCCCGATGGCCGTTGCCGCAGTTTCGACGCGCGCGGCGCGGGCACGATTCAGGGAAGCGGCGTGGGGGTGGTGCTCATCAAGCGCCTCTCGGACGCCTTGCGCGACGGCGATCCGATTCGCGCCGTGATCAAGGGCTCGGCCATCAACAACGACGGAGCCTCCAAGGTTGGTTACATGGCGCCCAGCCACGAGGGCCAGGTGCGCGTGATCTCGGAGGCGCTGAGCGTGGGAGACGTCGAGCCCCGCACGGTGGGTTACGTGGAGTGCCACGGTACGGCCACGCGCGTGGGCGATCCGCTGGAGATTCAAGCGCTGTCCGAGGTGTTCGCCGGGGTGCCGCAGGGTGCGTGCGCCGTGGGATCGGTGAAGGCGAACCTGGGACACCTCGAGTCGGCGGCAGGTGTGGCGGGGTTGATCAAGGCGGTCCTCGTTCTCGAGCACCGCGAGCTGCCGCCGCTCGCGCATTTTCAAGCGCCGAACCCCGGTTGCGATTTCGCGGCGACGCCGTTCTTCGTGCCCACCGAGCCGCGGCCATGGGCGCAGGGCGAGCATCCGCGCCGGGCCGGTGTGAGCTCCTTCGGCATCGGCGGGACCAACGCGCACGTGGTGCTCGAGGAGGCACCCGCGCGTGCCGTGCCCGCGGCCGAGGACACGCGGCCGTGGCATCTGCTCGCCGTCTCGGCGCGCAGTGAGCCGGCGCTGCGCGCGCAGGCCTCGGCGTATGCCGCCTTCTTGCGCTCGGACGAGGGCCAGCGGCAGGCGCTGGGCGACATCTGCTTCACGGCAGGTGCACGGCGCGCGCACCATGCCTTTCGCCTCGGGGCCGTGGGGAATGGCCATATCGATTTGGCCGAGGCGCTCGAGGCGTACGCCCATGGCGGGCCTCACGGACGCGTGTCCGTGGGGCGTGTGACAACCGAGGAAGCGCCGCGGGTTGCGTTTCTCTTCACGGGACAAGGTTCGCAGTATGCGGGGATGGGACGGGCGCTGTATGCGTCGCACCCTGTTTTTCGCAGCGCCATCGATCGATGCGCGCGCGTGCTCGAGGGCAAGCTCCCGCAGCCGCTCACCGAGATTCTTTTCGACGAAGCCACGCCGCTCGAGCAGACGCACTACACGCAGCCTGCACTGTTCGCGTTGGAGTATGCGCTCTGCGAGGTGTGGCGCGCGTGGGGCGTCGTGCCCGACGCCGTGCTCGGTCACAGCGCGGGAGAGTTCCCCGCGGCGTGCGCGGCCGGGGTGCTCGAAATGGAGGAAGCCCTTGCGCTGGTGGCCGAGCGCGGTCGCGCGATGCAAGCGCTGCCCGCCGGCGGCGCGATGGTGTCGGTGCAGGCGTCCGAGGAGGATGTGCGCCCGTTGCTGGGAACGGCGGTCTCGATGGCGGCCTTCAATGGTCCGCGGAGCGTGGTTCTCTCCGGCCCCAAGGCGGACGTGGACTCCGCCGTGGCCGTGCTTTCGTCGGGCGGCGTTCGGTCGCGGGCGCTCGATGTCTCGCACGCGTTTCATTCGGCCGCGATGGAGCCGATGATGGCCGCGTTCGCGCGCAGCGCTGCCGGCGTTCGGCATGCGTTGCCGCGGTGCACGTGGGTGACGAACCTCACGGGGCAGGTCGCCGAATCCATCGACGCGCACTATTGGGAGCGGCAAATCCGCGAGCCCGTGCGATTTGCGCAAGGAGTCGAGACCTTGCTCGCGCGCGGCAGTCGCGTATTTCTCGAGGTCGGCCCCCAACCTGCGCTGCTTGGGTTGGCCACACCCCTGTTGCCTTCCGATGCCGTGTGCCTTCCATCCCTGCGTGCGACGCAGGACGCCTGGCTCACGATGTTGCAAAGTGCCGCACAGCTCTACGTCCGCGGCGCCGCGCTCGATTGGAACGCGATCCACGCTCCGGCCGCATTCTGCGTCGATCTTCCAGGTTACCCATGGCAGCGCGAACGCTTCTGGATCGACGATCCGCTCGCCGAGGTCGCGCGTCCCGAGATCACACCGGTGGGCGACGTCCTTCCGGATGCGATGTACGCGCTGACCTGGCGTCGTGCAGATGTCCCGGCCGCCCGTGGTGCTTCCGTGAGCGGCTGGCTGCTGCTCTGCGACGAAGGTGGCGTCGGTGCCGCATTGTGCCGCAGCATCGAGGCGCGCGGTGAACCTTGCCTCGCGCTGAGCGCCGCGGAATGGCGGCGCGAGCTCGAGGCGGAGCATCCCTTCGCGTCGTCCCTCGAGCGGATCCGCGCGTGGGGCGGCGTCGTGGGGGTCGTGCACCTCACGAGCCTGGATGCCGCCTCCACGAGCCTCGCCGCGCTGCGCACCGCGCAGCATGAGGGGGTCGGCAGTGCGGTGCGTCTCGTGCAATCCTTGCAGCAGCACGGGCTCGTTGGCACGACTCGTCTATGGCTCGTGACGCGCGAGAGCCAAGCCGTCGGCGAGCACCCGGGGACAATCGCATGCGCCCAGGCGCCCCTCTGGGGGTTGGCGCGCTCGCTCATGCACGAGCTGCCCGAGCTCTCCTGCACGGCCATCGATCTCGGTCCCGATAGCCATGCCGGGACGGCCGCGATGCTGCTGCGCGAGCTCGATGCAGGAGATGAACCCCAGGTGGCCCTGCGCGGCGAGCGCCGATTCGTCGCACGGCTCGCGCCGGCCAAGCTTGGCGCTGCGGCACCGCTTCACGTGCGCGCCGATGCCACGTACCTCGTGACCGGCGGCCTGGGTGCGCTCGGCCTGGAGGTGGCGGGCTGGCTCGTCGAGCAGGGCGCGCGTCACCTGGCCCTGCTCGCGCGCCGTCCGCCGGCGAGCGCACACGATGCGGCGCTCGATCGACTGCGCCGGATGGGCGCCGTGGTGCACGTGGCGCAGGCCGACGTGGCCGACGCCGACGCGCTCGCGTCCGCGCTCGCCGATATCGATCGAGTGCTGCCTCCGTTGCGCGGAGTGGTCCACGCGGCGGGTGTGCTCGACGAGGGAATGATCGCGCACCTCACGCCCGAGCGCCTGCGTGCGGCGATGGCGCCGAAGATCGATGGCGCATGGAACCTCCACGAGCTCACGCGCGGCCGCGAGCTCGATCTTTTCGTGCTCTTCTCGTCGGTGGGGGCCATCCTGGGTGCGCCGGGGCAGGCCAACTACGCAGCGGGCAACGCGTTTCTCGGAGCGCTCGCGCACCATCGGCGGCAGCTGGGGCTCGCGGCGACCGCCGTGGACTTCGGCCCGTGGGCGGGTGCCGGGCAGGCGTCCACCGTTCATCGCGCCCGCTGGGACGCGCACAGGCTCCGTCCCATGCCGGCCGCCGACGCATTGCGTGTGCTCGGTCATCTGCTCGGTGCGCAGGCGCCGCAGGTGGCGGTGGCGTCCATCGATTGGGAAGGCCTCCGTTCGGACTTCCGCGTGTTGCCGCCGCTCTTCTCCGAGGTTGCCTCCGGCCCGGGCGAGACGCCGGCGGCCGGCCCGCGCATCGTCGAGCGCCTTCGAGCCGCGGCGCTGCACGACGTTGACGAGTTGCTCGTCGCGCACCTGCGCGGTCAGCTGGGGGAGCTCTTGGGCCATCCGCCATCGCGTCCGCCCGAGCCATGGCGCGGCTTCTTCGAGCTGGGGATGGACTCGCTGTCCGCACTGCAATTCAAACGTCGCACCGAGGCGGCGTTCGATCTGTCGCTGTCCACGTCGGTGGTCTTCGATTACCCCACCGTCGAGTCCTTGTCGCGCTACCTCAAAGGGCGGCTTTTCGGCGAGGCGCCTCCGTCTCTTTCTTCTTCTGCGCGCCTGCCGCGCGAGGATCACTTGGCGAGCGAAGTGGAAGGCCTTTCGGCCGACGAGGTTGCGTCGGCCCTGCTCGAGATGACCCAGACGGTGTTGTCCGACGAGGAGCTCGGCGAGTGA